One genomic segment of Amycolatopsis sp. WQ 127309 includes these proteins:
- a CDS encoding ComEC/Rec2 family competence protein, whose product MNTIPATDTRQDMRLVPAALACWLAALAGLLLGWWTAVAVGLAAAVLAGVLLWRARGRSRVFGAAAALLVLGLVAAGPIAWRIHDAERDGLRAAAAQGLPATLTVVVAERPKPVRSAGYADRQAGARSVVLSADVRAASVDGQPVVSSGRVLLLAPVADWVGVLPGQEVRVAGLLMPPRGADLTVAVLSVRGPPGEPGPAPWWQEAAAGLRSGLHDLSQTLPEEPAGLLPGLVLGDTSGLSPRIEQEFVTAGLAHLTAVSGGNLAVACGAVLLLLRVLRLGPRLSAVAAGLCLAGFLVLVGPEPSVLRAGVMAAVALLALALGRRGSALPALAFAVCVLVVADPAMATDFGFALSVFATAGLVLLAPRWAGVLVRRGVPPGFAEGLAIPLAAFVVTAPVLAGMAGTVSLVSVVTNVLAAPVVAPATVLGVLATVVGPWWPGGGAFLVHLAGPEAEWLIFVARHGARAPGAVVPWPGGWAGALLAAAVLAVLVFAARYRRVRLLLAVLIVGALLVFVPVRVLAPAWPPRNWAMVECDVGQGDAVVLATAEPGRAVVVDTGPEPGPVDECLHRLSVDRIPLLVLSHLHADHIGGLASVFDGWSVGGIAVGPGRTPEWAWRQVAAEASRRGVPLVELSPGERVDLPGLALDVLGPRYVPSRPAGRQDGTTINNSSVVLRAETAAGRVLMTGDVELAAQSDLLADVGDLKAEVLKVPHHGSRYSLPAFLAAVAPRAALISVGAGNTYGHPSKSTVDTLTALGALVTRTDVDGDTAVVPDPSGPAIARRGEPRGPPHR is encoded by the coding sequence CTCGCCGCGGCCGTGCTCGCCGGGGTGCTGCTCTGGCGGGCGCGTGGCCGGTCCCGGGTGTTCGGCGCTGCGGCGGCGCTGCTGGTGCTCGGCCTGGTCGCCGCCGGTCCGATCGCCTGGCGGATCCACGACGCCGAGCGTGACGGCCTGCGTGCGGCCGCGGCCCAGGGACTGCCCGCGACGCTCACGGTGGTCGTCGCGGAACGGCCGAAGCCGGTGCGGAGCGCGGGGTACGCCGATCGGCAGGCGGGCGCCCGGTCCGTGGTCCTGTCCGCCGACGTGCGCGCGGCGTCCGTCGACGGACAGCCGGTCGTCTCGTCCGGGCGGGTCCTGCTGCTCGCGCCCGTCGCGGACTGGGTGGGCGTGCTGCCGGGGCAGGAAGTCCGGGTGGCGGGCCTGCTGATGCCACCTCGTGGCGCGGACCTGACCGTTGCGGTGCTGTCCGTGCGAGGCCCGCCGGGTGAGCCGGGCCCGGCGCCGTGGTGGCAGGAGGCCGCGGCCGGACTGCGGTCCGGCCTGCACGACCTGAGCCAGACCCTGCCGGAGGAACCCGCGGGACTGCTGCCGGGCCTGGTCCTGGGCGACACGAGCGGGTTGTCCCCTCGGATCGAGCAGGAGTTCGTCACCGCGGGGCTTGCTCACCTGACAGCGGTGAGCGGCGGAAACCTCGCCGTGGCGTGCGGCGCGGTCCTGCTCCTGCTGCGAGTGCTTCGGCTGGGCCCGCGGTTGTCGGCCGTGGCGGCGGGCCTGTGCCTGGCCGGGTTCCTGGTCCTGGTCGGTCCCGAACCGAGTGTGCTGCGCGCCGGGGTCATGGCGGCGGTCGCGTTGCTGGCCCTGGCACTGGGACGGCGGGGCTCGGCGCTGCCCGCGCTGGCCTTCGCGGTGTGCGTGCTGGTCGTGGCGGATCCGGCGATGGCCACGGACTTCGGGTTCGCGTTGTCGGTCTTCGCCACCGCCGGGCTCGTCCTGCTGGCTCCGCGCTGGGCGGGTGTACTGGTCCGCCGCGGCGTCCCACCGGGCTTCGCCGAAGGGCTGGCGATCCCGCTCGCCGCCTTCGTGGTGACGGCGCCGGTGCTGGCCGGGATGGCGGGCACGGTGAGCCTGGTGTCGGTGGTGACCAACGTCCTCGCCGCGCCCGTCGTCGCCCCGGCGACGGTGCTCGGGGTGCTGGCGACGGTCGTCGGGCCGTGGTGGCCGGGCGGCGGGGCGTTCCTGGTGCACCTGGCCGGCCCGGAGGCCGAGTGGCTGATCTTCGTGGCGCGGCACGGCGCGCGAGCCCCGGGCGCGGTCGTTCCCTGGCCCGGCGGCTGGGCGGGCGCATTGCTCGCGGCGGCCGTCCTCGCGGTGCTCGTGTTCGCCGCGCGGTACCGGCGGGTCCGGCTGCTCCTGGCGGTGCTGATCGTCGGCGCTTTGCTGGTGTTCGTGCCGGTGCGGGTGCTCGCGCCCGCGTGGCCGCCGCGGAACTGGGCGATGGTCGAGTGCGACGTCGGCCAGGGTGACGCGGTCGTGCTGGCGACGGCCGAGCCGGGGCGGGCCGTGGTGGTGGACACCGGGCCCGAGCCGGGGCCGGTCGACGAGTGCCTGCACCGGCTGTCGGTCGACCGGATCCCGTTGCTGGTGCTGAGCCACCTGCACGCCGACCACATCGGCGGGCTCGCGTCGGTCTTCGACGGCTGGTCGGTCGGCGGGATCGCCGTCGGGCCGGGGCGGACGCCGGAGTGGGCGTGGCGGCAGGTCGCTGCGGAGGCGTCCCGCCGCGGCGTGCCGCTGGTGGAGCTGAGCCCGGGCGAGCGGGTCGACCTGCCCGGGCTGGCGCTCGACGTGCTCGGGCCGCGGTACGTGCCGTCGCGGCCGGCCGGCCGGCAGGACGGCACGACGATCAACAACAGCTCGGTCGTCCTGCGGGCGGAAACGGCCGCCGGCCGGGTGCTGATGACGGGAGACGTCGAACTGGCGGCCCAGTCGGACCTGCTGGCCGACGTCGGAGACCTGAAAGCGGAGGTGCTCAAGGTGCCCCACCACGGTTCGCGGTACTCGCTGCCGGCCTTCCTCGCCGCGGTGGCGCCGCGCGCGGCGCTCATCAGCGTCGGCGCGGGCAACACCTACGGCCACCCGAGCAAGTCCACAGTGGACACCTTGACGGCGCTGGGTGCCTTGGTGACCCGGACCGACGTCGACGGCGACACCGCTGTGGTCCCGGACCCGTCAGGCCCGGCGATAGCCCGCCGAGGCGAACCGCGCGGCCCGCCCCACCGCTGA
- the rpsT gene encoding 30S ribosomal protein S20, with translation MANIKSQIKRITTNEKARQRNQAIRSSVKTAIRKVREAADSGDKAKAVELQRDAAQKLDKAVSKGVIHANQAANKKSALAKRVNSL, from the coding sequence ATGGCCAACATCAAGTCGCAGATCAAGCGCATCACCACGAACGAGAAGGCGCGTCAGCGCAACCAGGCGATCCGGTCCTCGGTGAAGACCGCGATCCGCAAGGTCCGCGAAGCCGCTGACTCCGGTGACAAGGCCAAGGCCGTCGAGCTGCAGCGCGACGCCGCCCAGAAGCTGGACAAGGCCGTCTCGAAGGGCGTCATCCACGCCAACCAGGCCGCCAACAAGAAGTCGGCGCTCGCGAAGCGCGTCAACTCGCTCTGA
- the thrC gene encoding threonine synthase: MTATLGTTSTTKTPDLGPAVELVSKEEGHRQPLAPEFVSAEDFSPLEVAYDFGRVRREDIEAGPKNIWRYKKLLPVPSNIEEIPNTEPGSTRLIRADRLAKELGLKRLWVKDDTGNPTHSFKDRVVAVALAAAREFGFEVLACPSTGNLANAVAAAAARAGWKSVVLIPKSLERAKILTTAVYDGDLIAVDGNYDDVNRLATELAGEHPSWAFVNVNVRPYYSEGSKTLAFEVAEQLGWRIPPQIVVPIASGSQLTKVDKGFRELGQLGLVDASPYKVFGAQATGCSPVSAAFRAGQDVVQPVKPDTIARSLAIGNPADGPYVLDIVNRTGGSIEDVTDEEVVEGIRLLARTEGIFTETAGGVTVATAKKLIETGKLDPDAETVLLITGDGLKTLDAIENHVGPKATVPASAAAVNKALGY; the protein is encoded by the coding sequence ATGACCGCAACCCTCGGCACGACCTCCACCACCAAGACCCCGGATCTCGGACCGGCCGTCGAACTGGTGTCGAAGGAAGAGGGCCACCGGCAGCCGCTCGCCCCCGAGTTCGTCTCCGCCGAAGACTTCTCGCCGCTCGAGGTCGCCTACGACTTCGGCCGCGTCCGCCGTGAAGACATCGAGGCCGGCCCCAAGAACATCTGGCGCTACAAGAAGCTCCTCCCAGTTCCGTCCAACATCGAAGAGATCCCGAACACCGAGCCCGGCTCGACGCGGCTGATCCGCGCCGACCGCCTGGCCAAGGAGCTCGGCCTCAAGCGCCTGTGGGTCAAGGACGACACCGGCAACCCGACGCACTCCTTCAAGGACCGCGTGGTCGCCGTCGCGCTCGCCGCGGCCCGCGAGTTCGGCTTCGAGGTGCTCGCCTGTCCCTCGACCGGCAACCTGGCCAACGCCGTCGCCGCCGCGGCGGCGCGCGCGGGCTGGAAGTCGGTCGTGCTGATCCCCAAGTCCCTCGAGCGCGCCAAGATCCTCACCACCGCGGTGTACGACGGCGACCTGATCGCCGTCGACGGCAACTACGACGACGTCAACCGGCTCGCCACCGAGCTGGCCGGTGAGCACCCGAGCTGGGCCTTCGTGAACGTCAACGTCCGCCCGTACTACTCCGAGGGCTCGAAGACACTCGCCTTCGAGGTCGCCGAGCAGCTCGGCTGGCGGATCCCGCCGCAGATCGTCGTGCCGATCGCCTCCGGTTCACAGCTCACCAAGGTGGACAAGGGTTTCCGCGAACTGGGCCAGCTCGGCCTCGTGGACGCCAGCCCGTACAAGGTGTTCGGCGCCCAGGCCACCGGCTGCTCGCCGGTCTCGGCCGCGTTCCGCGCCGGCCAGGACGTCGTCCAGCCGGTGAAGCCGGACACCATCGCCCGCTCGCTGGCGATCGGCAACCCGGCCGACGGCCCGTACGTGCTCGACATCGTCAACCGCACCGGCGGCTCGATCGAAGACGTCACCGACGAAGAGGTCGTCGAAGGCATCCGGCTGCTGGCCCGCACCGAGGGCATCTTCACCGAGACGGCCGGCGGGGTCACCGTCGCCACGGCGAAGAAGCTCATCGAGACGGGCAAGCTGGACCCGGACGCCGAGACCGTCCTCCTCATCACCGGCGACGGCCTCAAGACCCTCGACGCCATCGAGAACCACGTCGGCCCCAAGGCGACCGTGCCGGCTTCGGCCGCGGCCGTGAACAAGGCCCTCGGCTACTGA
- the holA gene encoding DNA polymerase III subunit delta, with the protein MTAQATAPAPLHLVLGEEELLIERAVRETLAASRAIDATAELTRARVSDLTAPELAELVSPSLFSEGRVIVLESAQDISQELADAVTSYLKDPAAGIVLVVVHTGGGRSKAGKTLPAVLKKAGAEVTECPKLTKPAEREQFVRHEVRRAGGKIDPAGVAALIDAVGSDLRELSSAAMQLVADAGGVVDADAVHRYHRGRADVTGFAVAEKAVSGDRAAALESLRWAMQLGVPYVLVADALADAVRTIARVSGAGRGNPNQLAGELGMPPWKVRKAQGQSRGWNQDGLATAMRVVARLNAEVKGVAADPGYALERAVLQVAAAKGDR; encoded by the coding sequence GTGACCGCGCAAGCCACCGCCCCGGCCCCGCTCCACCTGGTCCTGGGTGAGGAAGAACTGCTGATCGAGCGGGCCGTCCGCGAGACGCTGGCCGCGTCCCGCGCGATCGACGCGACGGCCGAGCTGACGCGGGCCCGGGTGTCCGATCTCACAGCTCCCGAGCTGGCCGAACTCGTCAGCCCGTCGCTGTTCAGCGAAGGCCGGGTGATCGTCCTCGAGTCGGCGCAGGACATCTCGCAGGAGCTGGCCGACGCCGTGACGTCGTACCTGAAGGACCCGGCGGCCGGGATCGTGCTCGTCGTCGTGCACACCGGCGGCGGGCGCAGCAAGGCGGGCAAGACGCTCCCGGCGGTGCTGAAGAAGGCCGGCGCCGAGGTGACGGAGTGCCCGAAGCTGACCAAGCCCGCCGAGCGGGAGCAGTTCGTGCGCCACGAGGTGCGCCGGGCGGGCGGCAAGATCGACCCGGCCGGGGTCGCGGCGCTCATCGACGCCGTGGGCTCCGACCTGCGGGAACTGTCCTCGGCCGCGATGCAGCTCGTCGCGGACGCCGGCGGCGTGGTCGACGCGGACGCGGTCCACCGCTACCACCGCGGCCGCGCCGACGTGACCGGGTTCGCGGTGGCGGAGAAGGCGGTGAGCGGCGACCGCGCGGCCGCGCTGGAGTCGCTGCGCTGGGCGATGCAGCTCGGCGTCCCGTACGTCCTGGTCGCCGACGCACTGGCCGACGCGGTCCGCACGATCGCCCGCGTCTCCGGCGCGGGCCGCGGCAACCCGAACCAGCTGGCCGGGGAGCTGGGCATGCCGCCGTGGAAGGTCCGCAAGGCCCAGGGCCAGTCCCGCGGCTGGAACCAGGACGGCCTCGCCACGGCGATGCGGGTGGTCGCCCGGCTGAACGCCGAGGTCAAGGGTGTCGCGGCGGACCCGGGTTACGCGCTGGAACGCGCGGTCCTGCAGGTCGCGGCGGCCAAAGGCGACCGCTGA